One Dermacentor andersoni chromosome 6, qqDerAnde1_hic_scaffold, whole genome shotgun sequence genomic window carries:
- the LOC126522489 gene encoding sulfotransferase ssu-1-like gives MGSKNRQPMYQDVNGIRLPLGFDPTKLLSCLEYKASAGDIFIDTFPKCGTNWTKRIVQLLVDEHTTKESDYALSTSFFEMVGKDIIAALPEPRIITTHLAYELLPKHVQARYIYVVRNPKDCCVSYFHHSKKTKIYNFEDGTFDEYLQLFIKGATSFGDYFSHLVSWYPHVDEPNVLFLTYESMKKDLASAVLKIAKFIDVKDPELLCVDSKKFQEVVTNCSVDRMKEYLNTNYKKALGNQNPENWTAKKDYPLSRPPPPPEVMVRKGIIGDWKNYFDKDQSQAIETAFVQKCGHVVDHAKLWDPKDWIQEA, from the coding sequence ATGGGAAGCAAGAACCGTCAACCAATGTACCAAGATGTAAACGGCATCCGTCTTCCACTTGGCTTTGACCCCACCAAGCTGCTCTCTTGCTTGGAATACAAGGCTTCTGCTGGCGACATCTTCATCGACACTTTCCCAAAATGTGGCACAAACTGGACAAAACGCATCGTTCAACTTCTTGTGGATGAGCACACCACTAAGGAGAGTGACTACGCCTTGTCCACTTCCTTCTTTGAGATGGTTGGCAAGGACATCATAGCTGCTTTACCAGAGCCCAGGATCATTACTACTCACCTTGCTTACGAGCTactcccaaagcatgtgcaggCGAGATACATATATGTTGTGAGAAACCCCAAAGACTGTTGTGTTTCTTACTTCCACCACTCAAAAAAGACAAAGATTTACAACTTTGAGGATGGGACATTTGATGAGTATTTGCAACTCTTCATTAAGGGAGCAACAAGTTTCGGGGACTACTTCAGCCATCTTGTCTCCTGGTATCCACATGTTGATGAACCAAATGTGCTTTTCCTAACCTATGAGAGCATGAAGAAGGACCTGGCATCTGCTGTACTCAAGATCGCCAAGTTTATCGATGTTAAAGACCCTGAGCTACTTTGTGTTGACTCAAAAAAATTCCAGGAAGTAGTAACGAACTGTAGCGTTGACCGCATGAAGGAATACCTGAACACCAATTACAAGAAGGCTCTTGGGAACCAGAATCCAGAAAATTGGACAGCTAAAAAGGATTACCCATTAAGCAGACCACCGCCACCTCCTGAAGTTATGGTGCGTAAAGGCATCATAGGAGACTGGAAGAACTACTTTGACAAGGATCAGTCGCAAGCCATTGAAACAGCTTTTGTGCAGAAGTGTGGTCATGTTGTGGACCATGCAAAGCTCTGGGATCCAAAGGACTGGATACAAGAAGCTTGA